In the Sarcophilus harrisii chromosome 3, mSarHar1.11, whole genome shotgun sequence genome, one interval contains:
- the IZUMO1 gene encoding izumo sperm-egg fusion protein 1, with protein MGDVVKAARLQGMRPEEPRWGSPGAGLSFSRRGSLLHSALPLGLVVLGLALSSRRAWGCVLCDPAVVAGLRDLEQEYLPSHLDVDPKVLQIFVSRLEETVRQFIDLPFNPASYQGLIDEPTLSKVSWDFLKELKRIRDSNLKDSFLLKELTWTLHMQKENFARMAAEFQRESFCPNKCGERAALPSQASPRAPAKASTDGPLAGGDPGPRWGPGRPRGPGRRTARAARTPFTPLGSRGPGQSGQTTGTPAAGPPLPKPVPWKAANRDLGGVRRRKPPSTTTLLPFPTPQTTLGGLRRLAGGGPRGEFRGGGAWGAPPPP; from the exons ATGGGTGATGTAGTTAAGGCGGCGCGCCTGCAAG GGATGCGCCCAGAGGAGCCCCGCTGGGGATCCCCTGGGGCTGGGCTGAGTTTCAGCCGCAGGGGCAGCCTCCTCCACTCCGCGCTGCCCCTGGGACTCGTGGTCTTGGGCCTGGCCCTGAGCTCGCGCCGAGCCTGGGGATGCGTTCTCTGCGATCCCGCAGTGGTGGCGGGCCTCCGAGACCTGGAGCAGGAGTACCTGCCCAGTCACTTGGACGTGGACCCCAAAGTTCTGCAGATTTTCGTGAGCCGGCTGGAGGAGACCGTGCGCCAGTTCATCGACCTGCCTTTTAACCCGGCTTCCTACCAGGGCCTCATAG ATGAGCCCACGCTGAGCAAAGTATCCTGGGACTTCCTGAAGGAGCTGAAGCGGATCAGGGACAGTAACCTGAAAG ACAGTTTCCTCTTGAAGGAGCTCACCTGGACGCTGCATATGCAGAAGGAGAATTTTGCCCGCATGGCCGCGGAATTCCAGAGGGAAA GTTTCTGTCCTAACAAATGCGGTGAGCGCGCTGCCCTCCCCTCCCAGGCCAGTCCCCGGGCTCCCGCTAAGGCTTCTACGGATGGGCCCTTGGCCGGGGGGGACCCGGGGCCGCGGTGGGGCCCCGGGCGGCCTCGGGGCCCCGGGCGCAGGACTGCCCGGGCGGCCCGGACCCCCTTTACCCCTTTGGGTTCCCGGGGGCCGGGCCAGTCTGGCCAAACCACCGGAACCCCAGCCGCCGGACCCCCCCTCCCAAAGCCGGTTCCCTGGAAGGCGGCGAATCGCGACCTGGGGGGGGTCCGCAGGCGGAAGCCACCGTCAACCACCACGTtgctccctttccccaccccccagaCCACCCTGGGGGGCCTCAGGAGGCTTGCAGGGGGGGGCCCGCGGGGGGaattccggggggggggggcttgggGGGCTCCCCCCCCGCCCTGA